ACAAGGATAGagtcaattttttctattgCTAGGTCTAATAGctctttcctcttctgTAGTTCTATATGTCTTGCAATCCTTGGGTCTTCCTTGGCGAACATTTCTACTTGTTCTTCTGTCAAACCGTTTAGCTTCTTATCCAGTTCGATAGGGAAATTGTAAAAGAAATCACTGAGCAACTCAACGTTCAAGAACAGGACCGCTGTGGATGTTAATTTATCACTTACTGCGTTGAGAAAGACTTCTGGACATTGATCCTTCTCTAAAACAGAATTGCATTTGTTTTTCAACAGCTGTAATCGGAATCCCAGTACCTGTAGTCTTTTATTGAGGAAAAGGGCTTCGGATCCACGTTCTAGTAAAAGCTTAGACATACCAAGAGTCTCTGTCTTGCCGGGATCGTTGTGTAAATATGCCATTACTTGCTGTAATTTTTTGCCCCCTatagaatttttaatggCTTGGAATCTATCGTTACATTGCcttatttcttctttcattAGTAAAACGGAATGTTCACGGGCAATATTCCAATCTCTAGAATCCAAATCGATTTCATATTTGAAAGGTTTGATACAGTTTTCTACTTGGTCTGCAGTAGCGTAATATTTGGCATTCAAAACGTTTACTGCAGTATTGGTTACTAActctttgatcaaatcgTGATTCTTCAGCTGTGTCTCTTGTAAGACATTCTCTAGTTCTTTGAGAATAGCATTAGTGACCAACATCGTAGAAAGACGACCAACACCAACCTTGGTTAAGCTTGAAGATGccaattctaattttttatGCCAATATAATATttcgtcatcattattcatctttgaagataaCTCTTGCAAATTCTCATCCTTCCAATATCTGGTTGccaaaaaatctaaaacTTTTTGGTCTAAATCAGCTTTCAAAATCGATTTTAACTCATTCCTATTAAATTTCTCCTGAAATTCCTTTATACCCAATTTGAGAACATCGACATTGTTAAGCAAATACGATTTGGGAGTCAATTGGCGATCGTTGAATTCCACTTTGAATAAATATGAAGTATCATCCAGTTCTTGTTGAATTAACATTGAAGTTGGTTCTAATGCATTAGACATAGAAatttctaaaattttgattaGCTTTTCACGCAATTTCTTAGTGGAAACTTGACAATCGCTAAATTGCTTCTTGTGTTCCCTTAGATAGcttttctcaaattcaCGAACAGCAACCTGCTGGGGTTCTATTGCAGCCGATTGTGGAATTTTTCCCTCAGATCCACCTCTATTACCAAAGAGTCCCAAATGAGATCTACCCAATCCAGGAGCCCTTGTAATGACACCAACATACCCCATCTTTAATGGGTATCTCTTATTAGTTAATATGCTATGCCCCACTTCAGGTGGTACTAGATCAAGCTTTGTAATCACACCAATAGTTCTTAAACCTTGTGGATCGGCGGCCTTAGCGGCTCTTAGCGCAGCACTGTTTGCCAAGTCCACGTCTGCCGCAGAGATGGCCAGGATGATATTTGGATCCGCCAAATATTTATTACACAGCTGACGAATCTTTCCTTTCAGTTCCATTGGCTGATCAGCAGCTTCTATCTGGATGTAACCGGGTAGATCCACTAGTGACAAATCTGGGACCCTTGATGATTTTATGGTTAGCTGAATTGGTTCTTCAGAAATTGCTTCTGTTGTGGGTACAGCCATGTTCGATTCCATTAGTATTTTCTTCACTTCTTTAAAATCCGTTAAATTGTAGAGTCTTAGAAGTGGGAAATCGGCggtaatttcttttgtattTGGAGTATTCACTAAAGTCAATTCTATCGGTCTTCTAGTGACCATATTAGAACCCTTTGGTAGAAATTCTCTGCCTACGATGGATTCTAATacagaagatttaccagaagACTGCGAACCAATCACTACAATGGAGGGTAGTGATAAATGGGCAGAATTGGAATCGATTTTGTTTAAAATGGACCTGATTTCAATCATTTGtttcattaaattcaacATTTCATCCTGTGtattatcttcatctaatccgtcatcttcgtcttcatcttcatcttctccAGCaacttttgttttttcacTATCATTATCAGAAAAGAGTGAAGCAGCAGCCATGGAATCGCCGccgccaccaccaccatcattattattgttattcCCACCAGCTCCAGAGCCAGTAGCAGCACTATCAGGCAAAATATTCCCAAATTTGTCCCTTACATTTCCGGCGAAATCCCTAAATTGATCCCATTTGTCACTCATAAAACTGTGAGCTTCGTTGGCTTTATAGGCAAAATATGAGCCAGCAGCAGCCATACCACCACCTACGTAGGTGGGAAATTTAACAACTTTACTGATAATATTCGGGAACATAGATGCAAATCTTTTAGAACTTGAGTTCAATGTATTGTAAAactgaaattgaaacttGAAAGGAGATGGTCTAGCATATGAGTGGTAAAAAAGCCTATTGTTATTCGAAGTGGGTAGACTAGAATTTGTTCTTATTGAAAGCCATCTCTGTGAATTTCTACATCTATTAAGAACCAGTATCGATGGCGATACTATTGGTGACGACACTAACCCAATACACCTTTTGGGCAGTTGATTTTGCAACACCTTCACCATACTGATTCTGCAAAAGCCTTCTATGGCCTTGAAAATTGTTATACCAAGGAACTATAAGGGTCTCAAAAGGTAAACAGAGGGTATACCTGTTACTCATCGTAAGACTAGTTCGCTATATCCGATCTGCATATCAAGATGCGTTTACCTCTATTATCATCCCATACGTAGATGTTGATCGCTATATGTATATTATATTcatgatttgaaatatttggcaTCTATGTATATCTGATTCTAGTTTCGATTCCAATATATCCTAATCATCTAGTACCTTATTCTGAGATTCTCCTACTTttatttgaatcaattcGAAAATGTCCTAAATTTTCTGattaaaatttgattataataataattactgtcctttcttcttccgCCTTCAGGTGCTCATTACCAATTCCAGACTCATATAATCCATACCTTGTAATTCTATCTGTCCATTCCCATTTAGACCTTTGCCTTTGTATGTTCTCCATCGGGCCTGCCATTGACATAAAACCTAGAAAATCCACTCAGCTTGGGAATTCAGCGTATGTTTCAATTGGTTGGACCACCTTTGAATCTCTAAAATTGTTGTCTAGATGAGCAATATCAATGATCTGATGCTTCAATCATACAGCTAGCTTGTAAGATGACTGACTGTCTTGACCATTAGCAGTGCTAAAATCTATGCTGAGAAGAACGGTTTATTCAGCACTACTATACAAAATAAGATAGATAGAATTATGTCGCAGATCAGTCTTATCGTACCCTGATTGTATCGTATTTTCACATTGTCTCGACGTGCCGCCTTTGTGTCATTCTTGTACTGCACCTACAGACATAACTAACCTAAGCTAGATCAGACTAAACTGATATGTATGAAAAGCTACAGCTATGTACCGCCCTTGTTGATATTCGAGAACATTTCTACACCTGCAGCTAATCTTCTTTAGGTCTCATTATCGGTCTTTAACATCACATCTCATCACATCTCATCACATCTTGCCTACAACGCGATCACAATGAACGCGAAATTTCTAGACGATCCCTACATAATGGAATAATGTTATGACTACTGTTACTACTCAGTCTTTCCCTGAGGGATGGTTCAATAtctctttttctttaattgttGTACCGTATATCTCTTTTCTATACTTGTTAGAGATTAGCGACTATAACGGCTGGCTCCCTAGTTCTCTGGATTCCATGAGGCTTTTGCGGTGACTGGGGTTGACTTCAGTGAATTTACGTGCGTTGTAGATACGGCTGTGAAATCAACTAGGAAGCATCTTGGCTTGTTTATTCGTATccattttgttttgttATGTATATATAAGTGCGTATTATCTTGTCCTTCTTCAACACCCTAAATCTTACATACCATAGGGGCATCAAGTAATATGGCAATAAAGAGAAGTACGAAATCAAATCCAAACAAGGAGTCTGCTCAGAACTCTGAGGTTGAAGATCTTAGAAAGAAGACCACTACGGCAAAAAAGAATGAACCTGCCAAAAGCTATAAAGAATTAGTAGTAGAGGCCTTAATTTCCCTTGATGACCGTAGGGGTTCAAGTCGTCCAGCAGTTAAAAAGTACATCAAGGAGAAATATCCAAGTGTTGGATCGGTAGCTGCATTTGATTCTTACTTTAATAATGCAATAAAGAAAGGTGTTGAATTAAAGGAGTTTGAGTTACCAAAGGGACCATCAGGgactttgaaattggtcaaGAAAATCGATAGTTCAGATGAGAATGGAAAGGTTGAAATTCGTAGAAGCTCTCGTCAAGCAAAATCTGAAGAGGCTAAAAAGCTCTCTAcgaattccaattctactGCAAATGAAAAAAGTCGTGGCAGACCTAAACctaataataacaacaataaggttaaagtggaaaaacCACAACCAAAGACTAAGTCCAAGGTTGTACCTTCTCCTACATATAAGGAAATGATCATTAGTGGGATTTTACAGTTGAACGACGGTAAAGGTTCAAGCCGTTCagcattgaaaaaattcgtCAAGGATCAGTATaagaatgaaattaaagcaagttcaaattttgatcaCTTGTTTAACAGTGCTTTAAGAAAAGGTATCGAATCTGGTGATTTACATCAGCCAAAGGGCCCCTCTGGTATTGTTAAGGTGcttaaaaagaaaaaggcAAGCACTGCTATAAAGACAGCTTGAAGGGTGTAGAAGGGAAATGTCAGCTTAGAAATAGGAATATCGTTGTAATATTAATTGTTGTTGCTATGACCCACAAAATATGGAAGAGTTTTCATGGTTTTATTCTAAATTGTAGGTATTTGATGTAAGTGTTGCATTCATTGGTATCTTTTGTGTAGGATTCAAGAAAATAAGGCAAAAAGgaataatttttcttaATACTTTCGACTACGAATGATCGAATGGTGTATATTCTGAGCCTCGTAAAATTCATTTAGTGGTAAATATTTAGCCGCCAAATGTTCTTATTCTAGTCTACGTGTGAAATGACCATGTGCGTTGAagatcttctaatttcaaaaggaGCCCTAATGACAATATCCTTGAATTCTCAGGGTATACTAATGAACCCTCATCGTAAGATAGGTCTATCATCGAGCGGGTCCAACAGGTGTACTAAAGATACAGCGGTAGAGACCCCATTAGAGGCCTTTATGTGTATTtaaaatccatttttcaagCCTCTAACAACAACCTTCCATGTCTGAACTGTATTCTGAGAATTTAAATCGGTTTAACGGTATCATAGAGAGTTTACCGCTGAAGCTACGGCTTAATATCTCATCACTGTGTCTTTTAGATAATGTTGCTACTCAGATGCTGAGGCTACTTCTGCTAAACTCAACTTCACCTCAAGTAATTGAAGTGATAAGTGATCCGACCGCATATTTGAGTTCTGGTGAGACTGAGATGTTTCAAACGCTTCTGAAGCTTTTCACACACATCAGAATGATTTATGATTCGAAAACGCCACTGCTAACGGTCCATGATGTAGTTCCTGGATTATGGTTCCCTAATTGTCCCGCACCATTAATCTTAAGAGGGCATGAAGCATACATTGTGACGGCAATTCGAAAATCAAATTTACTCACTTTCTTACTGACTATACTGAATTGTTTCAACTACGGATTTgaacttttacaagaatcGTTCTTAGATGTTTTTTGTCCCAATACTATATTCACTGGTAATACTACgattgatcaaaatggtaaatttttaaaatcacAGGCAATTCTCTATTTGGAGTTAAAGACACAGGCGTTTATTTCAGCACTCAAAAGTTTTGAGAATGGATCTGATCGAATTCCAACTGCAAAGCAGcaggaatttttggatatatttttttccaataatcTATCAGACCAATTGGTGTTAAGACGAAGGGGTAATAGGCATAACATTACTGAAGAGATTATGACACCATCGCAAAGAGAATTTGTGGAAAGATGTGAACGTCGTCGtgaaaatcttttaaattatacaagtttcaaaaatctAATTCAGGATTACGATTGGAATCATTTTGTCAAAGAACTTTTAGATTATTGTAATAAAAATCTGGGACTAATAATTTGGGGACATAAAGGTAAAGGTAAATCACCACTTTACTGTTTTGATATTACGGAATTTGATACACAGGTCTTATATGCTTCTGGTGCGGCAGCATCTGATGAAAATGTCGCCCTTGTAAACACCAATGCGAATACTTCTGGCGGTGTTCATCAAAATCTGTTGGGTGGTGATCCGGGGTCAGGATCCTTTGATTCTCCTGATTTGGCTTCTACCGTTACACAACAGGTGATGCTCTCAGCTGGTGGTGGCGTAGACGGTGGAAGTAGTAGTCATGACAAGGATGCTATAAAAGATGTGCATGGCAATAGATTAACAAAATCGTTGGCTGATGCAGCTGTAGCTGTAACATCGAGCTCTCAATTGGGTCATCCTATCACTGGTGCTGGCACCactgctggtggtggtggtggcaGAGGTGGTATGCTGAAAAAACTAAATTCTAAGAGAACATGGTCGAGGGAAGAACAAGATGCATTAGCAGAAGGTCTTAGGGATGTTGGTCCATCTTGGGCAAAAATTCTCGATCTATATGGGCCAGGTGGTAAAATCAAcgaatctttgaaaaatagaTCACAAGTCCAATTAAAGGATAAAGCTCGTAATTGGAAATTACAGTATCTGAAAACGGGCAGACCATTGCCGGAATATTTACTCAAAGTAACAGGTACACTCGAAAGAACTTTTAGatcgaaaaagaaaatagGATCTTCAGCGACATCCCCTGCGGCGGCGGCCGCCGCCGCAGCTGCTGCTTCCTCCGTAGGAGGTGGTAATCATGAAAGAGAATCAAGTGCAGCTTCGGAACTATTTGGGCCAAGTGCTACCGACACTTCGGGGTTTGATCCCAACCTAGAAGCTAATATATAATGAACGATAATAAACGGTGCGGTACTTATTTCCCCTCGATGTCTTTTAAACATTGAGTTGCAACGAAAGAGCTCATTCTTTCCTTTATGCGCATTCATTCTTGACGATATACTATTATGCATGATGTGTTATGTCGTTCCTTTTCGGAGTATACACCACGGCATTTCTCAAAGTGTCAGTGTCAGTGAACAGCTAAAATTaagataataataataaataaaaaatacATACATGTACTATAAAATCAATCACAATAGAGTCACTAGAGCAACCCGAGTTTTGAGTCAAAGTATTGGGTCCATTTTATCCATTAAAGGCAGTATAACTAACTGAATGTCACAGCCACTTAAATTTGGATCGAGTTTTTTCGCAGCTCAACAGTTTTTGAGGTTTAAAGCACATCAAATCTTAGAACAAGTTGAAACGCAGAATTAATGAGATCATTCTTGGTACCTCAAGTGGGTGATATAGTAAGTGACTATTGCTTCAGCATGGTACCGAATCTCTAATCGGCAAGTATGCAGGTATGCAGGGAAAAtgagaaataaaaaaaCTACGGTATATAGTTATGCCTTCGATTGATAAATGATATATGACGCACAGGTTAAAGGGGGCATACGTAGATTACAGTCAGTAGAGAAGTAATTTAAATTTGCTTGTAGTTCACTCTAAAATTAATTaggatttggatttgagaacaagaataaATTTACTGTCATTGTTGTAACACTACAACTGCATCTCACTTTATGATTTTTTTACAAAACTAATTTAGAAGGCAACAGCACTATTCACCGTATTCTTCctattcttttttttttctcgTCTTTCCAAGCCTTTTActattgttgttgttgttgttattagTTGTACTTTAGTCTCTTATGAGCATGAATCAAGCCGAAGATAGTCTAGCATCAATATATGGCACCAATGATAATCAGACGCAAAATCAATTCATACATTTTCAGCCTCAAGAAGCAGTAGCACTTGAAGAGGAATTGCAGAGAAAGATCGATCTGTCGAGACAGGAAACGAAACATTTGTACAATCAGATTGATAAAGTAAAATCAAGAGCTCACGATGCAAATCTCTTAGATATGGCCAAAAGTGTTTCTCCCTTGAAAACTGATAAAATTAATCTCACGCCGACACTGGTTCTCAAGGGCCATAATAATAAAGTTTCAGACTTCCGTTGGAGTTCGGATTCGAAGAGCATCCTGAGCGCAAGTCAGGATGGGTTTATGCTGATTTGGGACACTGATACTGGGTTAAAGAAAAACGCCATCCCTTTGGATTCGCAATGGGTACTTACGTGTGGCATCTCACCATCTGGAAATCTAGCTGTAAGTGGAGGTCTGAACAACAATTGTACCATCTACAGAGTTCCGCGAGACAGTAAAGTGCAACAAAGTGTTGTTTCCATATTTAAGGGCCATACTGGTTATATTTCAGATACTGCATTTACAGACAATGCACATGTAGTTACTGCTAGTGGTGATATGACTTGTGCATATTGGGATATTCCCAAGACAAAAAGGGTTAGAGAATATGCAGACCATTTAGGTGATGTTCTTTCTCTGTCGCTGCCACCGCCAAATACTAACAGCAATCTATTTGCCAGTTGTGGGTCAGATGGATATGCTTTTGTGTGGGACACTAGATCGACAAATGTGGCACAGACTTTCTTTATTAGTGACAGTGATGTGAAtgcaattcaattcttcaaggaCGGTAATTCTATTGCAACCGGAAGTGATGATGGTGTAATAAGGATGCTTGATCTTCGGGCTGATTGTCCCGTAGCCACATATTCACTAGCCAAGTCAATGAGAAAACCTAAAAGCCAGCCAACATTTACCACAGGTTCTTCCCCCACCAAGCCAGGTTATGAAGGTGATATCTCTCGGAAAACAAGTCACAAAAGTATTATTAGTCCCAGTTATTTGGATAATCAAGGCGTGTCCTCTTTGGATTTTAGCGGCTCCGGTAGATTGATGTATGCGTGTTACACCGATTTTGGATGTGTCGTATGGGACGTGTTGAAGGCAGGGATTGTTGGTAAATTAGAAGGTCACTCAAACAGAGAATCAGGAGTTCGGGCAAGTCCAGATGGTCTGGCCGTTTGTACAGGATCATGGGATTCTACCATGAAAATTTGGTCGCCAGCTTATATTTGAATGTCACcaaaaaagataaaagtAAAAACAGTACTAATAATTCAATGCATCTGAACAATTTGTTTTCATTTGACCATGTATTACTATTAGATTTGTTGTCATTCTTTGAGTAATGATGGAAGATCCGCTTCATGCGTATACGCATACACATATGTAGTCTTTTGATAAATCACTTTAAAATTCTTTCTCATCATTTCCATGCAAAATGTAATCACCAATCGTTTGTAAAAGCTCGTTAGGTAATTGGTAAAGTCCCATTAAAAAATCATCGTGCCTTTCCTGCTTGTTGACTTCGGCTTGTACTGCTGGATGTCGTAGAAttaattgaacaatttcagTAACAGAATCTTCGTCCAATTTTGGTATAAGGTTTATCCAATTGCGTAACTGTGATTGAGAGATAGTTTTCTCTTGctttttatcaaaattggCATCAGGCAATGTGAAATTCCTGGATAAATATTCTCTAATCAGAGGTGTATGGCATGGTACTTTTATAGCGTAGTCAATTGCAACAGCACTATGTTCAAATGATAGAAGATGGTTTATCGTAAATTTACCAACGTTTTCAATAAAATGACAGACAATTTCCATATCGAATTCCCCCcaaccttcttcttctagtACAAACGGTGGTTGTCTGAATTTTCTAACAGGTTCTTTGAAAGTAGGATGCAGATAGAATATGCAAATGGAAACGATATCTAATAccacttcttcatctttttcatttaacATGCATAGTTCAACTCTCCATCGACGTACGGGCAACTCGCCCATACATGAAGACTGATCTTCTTTAATCACCTGTTGAGTCTTGACTCTAATGTTGACATCAATCGTAGGTATATCCATTCCATTCCCCATCGCACCGAGACTAGCATTCGCTAATATAATACATCTGTTACGATAGAACAAGCCTTTCTTTATACccaattctcttgataCGCGAtgagtgaaaaaattgtcaaatGATAGTAAAATacatatatgtatatatgtatatatatttcaattacagcaaaaaatatttgaattttagTTTAAGTGGTATTTTGTTTTCCTCTCATTATTCGGTATTCTTTTTCACATAATCCCAAAGACTCTTAAGTAACCCATCCGGCAGACTGTACAGATCGATGATAAACTCACCTTCTTCCACGTTATTCGTTACGTTCATCTCTGGTGTACGATTGTCTGTGACCATTTGCACAACGCCGActaaatcatcttcatttaaTTTTGTTAGACCGAATGCCAACTTCTCAATATCGACATTACCCTTAACAGTTGATGCACTAGCGGCTTTTGCCTTCTTTACCTTAGGCTCACCATTAGTTGCAGCGGCTTTACGCTTGGAAGAGCCACTAGTATCATCTAGGGATCCACTCTTGGCCAATTCTGCTGCTAAAGTTGGTTTATTTGTAGGAGCCTGTATTACATGATCAATTTCGTATGATTCCTGTaagaaattcaaatcatGGGTAATCTTTCTCTCACCTGCCTTTTCTAAAAGGAAAACACTGATGTCAAGTGGGAATCCACCCCATCCTTGTTCCacaattttgaaaggtCTTTCCGTAAAAGTTCTATTGGGATTGGCAAAGGTTGGGTGTAAATGGTAGACCACTTTATCAAATATCGTAGCTGGTATCTCcttaccttcttcatctaataGTACAATTTCAATACTCCATTGTCTCATGGGGAAATTCTCTACAGGGGGTAAATCCGGTAAAACATGTTGGCTGGTCTTGATTCGAACCGTTCTTTTTACTGACTGTGATAAAAGGATTCATGTTAGTATATCGATCttgcaaaaaaaaaaaggagCAAAAAGATTCTTGGAGTAGCACATACTGCAACCATAACTGTTTAGCCAACTCTGGAACGGCCCACTAATGCGGTTTCAAATACTCTGATAACCTGTATCAATGGCCAACTATTCTGTTCTGATTGTTTGCTAGATGGGCTCAACCACTTGGATTCTTCGTTAACGTTTCCGTCTTCCCTCGTGTTTAGCGATCTACAAATGTCAGCGTAATCTGTCACCATGTCAGCGTCACAAAAAGGTAAAATAGGATAATAATTATATTAAATCATGCATAAAGTATAGAAGACTGATTTATCCTTGAAAGTCAAACTCGAAGTTTCTTTAGCACATTTGTGCAAATACCAGAATGGAGATTAAAAATGCGAAGAACATCGTAGTGGGCATTATGGAACTGGAAGCATTATGGAATCCAATTGTAGTTTGATTGGTGTAGTTGGTGTGGTTGAGCTTGGGATGCTGGATTTTAGTGTAATTGCGatgttttccaaaacttttcGAAGTAAAAGTTGGATGAGTTGAAGATTCAGTACTGTTCCTAAAAACTGTAACATTAGCGCTAGTTTTGTGATGATTCTTCTCTGAAGTATGAATTGAAGAGCAATGAGAACATTCAGAACTCATCTCAGTGGATGTCGAACAAGGTGTAGATTCAGCAAAAGTACTCGTAGGAGAAGAATAAGTTGAGGATGAGTCGGATTCGTGGCAGGTGGACTCAGTTTCAGTCACGGTGGGTTCTGGTTGAGTTTCCATAATAGTGCTTGTACTagtgaatttttcagttggtggttcttctttttcctcttcatgTTCTTTGTGTTCTTCAGGTTGATCACCTTCATGTAAAGTACCATCATAAATTTTGTGCACCGATTCATAATTTTCCCTATCCTGTTGATTCAATGAATCTTCGATttgattattattatcattagagCGGTTCTGCTGCAAAAGTTCATCCAATAATTCATTGGTTGCAAACATCATACTTTCGTAATCCTTTATACTGACAAATTGGGGACTATTAGGTAAATCGGTAAAAATTATATTCGAACTAGtacccaatttttcaactacCTCTGGAGATAGTGCTTCAGGACTGACATGAATAGATAATGGCTGTTCTTCAGAAAGCATGGAGACATCCTCTTGTTCAAAAACAGTCACTTCATAtggagatgaagatgcagtTTTTACAAACAGGTAAAGG
The genomic region above belongs to Zygosaccharomyces rouxii strain CBS732 chromosome F complete sequence and contains:
- the MGM1 gene encoding dynamin-related GTPase MGM1 (similar to uniprot|P32266 YOR211C Saccharomyces cerevisiae MGM1 Mitochondrial GTPase related to dynamin present in a complex containing Ugo1p and Fzo1p) translates to MVKVLQNQLPKRCIGLVSSPIVSPSILVLNRCRNSQRWLSIRTNSSLPTSNNNRLFYHSYARPSPFKFQFQFYNTLNSSSKRFASMFPNIISKVVKFPTYVGGGMAAAGSYFAYKANEAHSFMSDKWDQFRDFAGNVRDKFGNILPDSAATGSGAGGNNNNNDGGGGGGDSMAAASLFSDNDSEKTKVAGEDEDEDEDDGLDEDNTQDEMLNLMKQMIEIRSILNKIDSNSAHLSLPSIVVIGSQSSGKSSVLESIVGREFLPKGSNMVTRRPIELTLVNTPNTKEITADFPLLRLYNLTDFKEVKKILMESNMAVPTTEAISEEPIQLTIKSSRVPDLSLVDLPGYIQIEAADQPMELKGKIRQLCNKYLADPNIILAISAADVDLANSAALRAAKAADPQGLRTIGVITKLDLVPPEVGHSILTNKRYPLKMGYVGVITRAPGLGRSHLGLFGNRGGSEGKIPQSAAIEPQQVAVREFEKSYLREHKKQFSDCQVSTKKLREKLIKILEISMSNALEPTSMLIQQELDDTSYLFKVEFNDRQLTPKSYLLNNVDVLKLGIKEFQEKFNRNELKSILKADLDQKVLDFLATRYWKDENLQELSSKMNNDDEILYWHKKLELASSSLTKVGVGRLSTMLVTNAILKELENVLQETQLKNHDLIKELVTNTAVNVLNAKYYATADQVENCIKPFKYEIDLDSRDWNIAREHSVLLMKEEIRQCNDRFQAIKNSIGGKKLQQVMAYLHNDPGKTETLGMSKLLLERGSEALFLNKRLQVLGFRLQLLKNKCNSVLEKDQCPEVFLNAVSDKLTSTAVLFLNVELLSDFFYNFPIELDKKLNGLTEEQVEMFAKEDPRIARHIELQKRKELLDLAIEKIDSILVFKKSYKGVSKKISL
- the HHO1 gene encoding histone H1 (similar to uniprot|P53551 Saccharomyces cerevisiae YPL127C HHO1 Histone H1 a linker histone required for nucleosome packaging at restricted sites suppresses DNA repair involving homologous recombination not required for telomeric silencing basal transcriptional repression or efficient sporulation), with translation MAIKRSTKSNPNKESAQNSEVEDLRKKTTTAKKNEPAKSYKELVVEALISLDDRRGSSRPAVKKYIKEKYPSVGSVAAFDSYFNNAIKKGVELKEFELPKGPSGTLKLVKKIDSSDENGKVEIRRSSRQAKSEEAKKLSTNSNSTANEKSRGRPKPNNNNNKVKVEKPQPKTKSKVVPSPTYKEMIISGILQLNDGKGSSRSALKKFVKDQYKNEIKASSNFDHLFNSALRKGIESGDLHQPKGPSGIVKVLKKKKASTAIKTA
- the TBF1 gene encoding Tbf1p (similar to uniprot|Q02457 YPL128C Saccharomyces cerevisiae TBF1 TTAGGG repeat binding factor); the protein is MSELYSENLNRFNGIIESLPLKLRLNISSLCLLDNVATQMLRLLLLNSTSPQVIEVISDPTAYLSSGETEMFQTLLKLFTHIRMIYDSKTPLLTVHDVVPGLWFPNCPAPLILRGHEAYIVTAIRKSNLLTFLLTILNCFNYGFELLQESFLDVFCPNTIFTGNTTIDQNGKFLKSQAILYLELKTQAFISALKSFENGSDRIPTAKQQEFLDIFFSNNLSDQLVLRRRGNRHNITEEIMTPSQREFVERCERRRENLLNYTSFKNLIQDYDWNHFVKELLDYCNKNLGLIIWGHKGKGKSPLYCFDITEFDTQVLYASGAAASDENVALVNTNANTSGGVHQNLLGGDPGSGSFDSPDLASTVTQQVMLSAGGGVDGGSSSHDKDAIKDVHGNRLTKSLADAAVAVTSSSQLGHPITGAGTTAGGGGGRGGMLKKLNSKRTWSREEQDALAEGLRDVGPSWAKILDLYGPGGKINESLKNRSQVQLKDKARNWKLQYLKTGRPLPEYLLKVTGTLERTFRSKKKIGSSATSPAAAAAAAAAASSVGGGNHERESSAASELFGPSATDTSGFDPNLEANI
- the STE4 gene encoding G protein subunit beta (similar to uniprot|P18851 YOR212W Saccharomyces cerevisiae STE4 G protein beta subunit) gives rise to the protein MSMNQAEDSLASIYGTNDNQTQNQFIHFQPQEAVALEEELQRKIDLSRQETKHLYNQIDKVKSRAHDANLLDMAKSVSPLKTDKINLTPTLVLKGHNNKVSDFRWSSDSKSILSASQDGFMLIWDTDTGLKKNAIPLDSQWVLTCGISPSGNLAVSGGLNNNCTIYRVPRDSKVQQSVVSIFKGHTGYISDTAFTDNAHVVTASGDMTCAYWDIPKTKRVREYADHLGDVLSLSLPPPNTNSNLFASCGSDGYAFVWDTRSTNVAQTFFISDSDVNAIQFFKDGNSIATGSDDGVIRMLDLRADCPVATYSLAKSMRKPKSQPTFTTGSSPTKPGYEGDISRKTSHKSIISPSYLDNQGVSSLDFSGSGRLMYACYTDFGCVVWDVLKAGIVGKLEGHSNRESGVRASPDGLAVCTGSWDSTMKIWSPAYI
- the SAS5 gene encoding Sas5p (similar to uniprot|Q99314 Saccharomyces cerevisiae YOR213C SAS5 Subunit of the SAS complex (Sas2p Sas4p Sas5p) which acetylates free histones and nucleosomes and regulates transcriptional silencing stimulates Sas2p HAT activity), whose product is MGNGMDIPTIDVNIRVKTQQVIKEDQSSCMGELPVRRWRVELCMLNEKDEEVVLDIVSICIFYLHPTFKEPVRKFRQPPFVLEEEGWGEFDMEIVCHFIENVGKFTINHLLSFEHSAVAIDYAIKVPCHTPLIREYLSRNFTLPDANFDKKQEKTISQSQLRNWINLIPKLDEDSVTEIVQLILRHPAVQAEVNKQERHDDFLMGLYQLPNELLQTIGDYILHGNDEKEF